The Carnobacterium mobile DSM 4848 genome includes a window with the following:
- a CDS encoding CAP-associated domain-containing protein has protein sequence MKTILRAVPIFLLLMAVTYLVPQITSEGPSEIITQKNKAQEVKKENAVNQPATFKQEKIPLSGIGLYIGQPVEKIQEEFGEPLRIDPTLYGYDWWVYGENEQDYFQVGVSADGKITNIFVLGAQLDASPFKIGMDITEIYQLTMFYPTFSIDYQEDTYTLELSENDLNYHPLIPFENQTFAILMFDRKTNEVNAIRYLDKRSLLQLGVYEITSQTPIPAVEYQENDFKEVYKSNQQEILTILNSLRQRYEVPVLTYDTALTNMANDIFTYQAKQLAEKAHVNNKEESSLQDDAQSKDDGTGINEHEIDEYPPLTTDLIQEKLKLEEVPLADTRVLYSNQSADSTWNASFWFSIENQRILLMDPNLKRIGIAFRGQEVLLILDRDTANSVK, from the coding sequence GTGAAAACTATTTTAAGAGCTGTACCGATCTTTCTGCTTTTAATGGCTGTAACTTATTTGGTTCCCCAAATCACGTCAGAGGGTCCTTCTGAAATTATTACACAGAAAAATAAAGCACAAGAAGTAAAAAAAGAAAATGCTGTTAATCAGCCAGCTACATTTAAACAAGAAAAAATCCCTTTATCCGGTATTGGGCTTTATATAGGACAACCGGTTGAAAAAATCCAGGAAGAGTTTGGAGAACCTTTACGGATTGATCCTACTCTGTACGGATATGATTGGTGGGTCTATGGTGAAAACGAGCAAGATTACTTTCAAGTAGGAGTATCTGCTGATGGAAAAATTACAAATATTTTTGTTTTAGGTGCACAATTAGATGCTTCTCCTTTTAAAATAGGAATGGATATTACAGAAATTTATCAATTGACTATGTTTTATCCGACTTTTTCCATAGATTATCAGGAGGATACGTATACACTTGAATTATCAGAAAATGACTTGAATTACCATCCTTTGATTCCTTTTGAAAATCAAACCTTTGCTATTTTGATGTTTGATCGAAAGACCAATGAAGTGAATGCCATTCGTTACCTAGATAAACGGTCACTTTTACAATTAGGCGTTTATGAGATCACGTCTCAAACTCCAATCCCTGCTGTAGAATACCAAGAAAATGATTTTAAAGAAGTGTATAAAAGTAACCAACAAGAAATTTTGACGATTCTCAATAGTTTGCGTCAACGCTATGAAGTGCCCGTTTTGACGTATGACACTGCGTTAACCAACATGGCTAATGATATCTTCACCTATCAAGCAAAACAGCTTGCTGAAAAAGCCCATGTGAATAACAAAGAAGAAAGTTCCTTACAAGACGACGCCCAATCTAAAGATGATGGAACCGGAATAAACGAGCATGAAATAGATGAATATCCACCGTTAACGACTGATTTAATACAAGAAAAGTTAAAGCTGGAGGAAGTACCTTTAGCGGATACTCGGGTTCTGTATTCGAATCAATCAGCTGACTCTACTTGGAACGCATCTTTTTGGTTTAGTATTGAAAATCAGCGGATACTCTTGATGGATCCGAACCTAAAAAGAATCGGTATTGCTTTTCGCGGACAAGAAGTTCTTTTGATTCTAGATAGAGATACAGCAAATTCTGTGAAATGA
- a CDS encoding pyruvate carboxylase, which yields MDKVLVANRGEIAIRIFRALTELHIGTVAVYAQEDESSVHRFKADEAYLVGKGKKPIEAYLDIEDLIRIAKDAGADAIHPGYGFLSENIEFAKRCEQEGIIFIGPKLHHLDIFGDKIKAKEAAINAGIQSIPGSDGPVADLEEVTAFGEKYGYPIIIKAALGGGGRGMRVAHSVEEVRDSFERARSEAKAAFGNDEIYVERYIKDPKHIEVQILGDSHGNIVHLYERDCSVQRRHQKVVEVAPCVSITEELRQKMCQAAVQLMKHVGYVNAGTVEFLLEGSEFYFIEVNPRVQVEHTITEMITGIDIVQAQIQIAQGMDLHKDIKIPQQSAIPLMGAAIQCRVTTEDPLNGFLPDTGKIDTYRSPGGFGIRLDAGNGFQGSVISPFFDSLLVKVCTQASTFELAVQKMVRALKEFRIRGVKTNIPFMQNVISHPVFLSGNAKTTFIDTTPELFKFSKVRDRGNKTMKYISNITVNGFPGIEKAEKKFYEPARKPKQLILLDENYQSAKNILDQQGADAVVEWVKRSKEVLLTDTTFRDAHQSLLATRVRTQDFLAIAEETEKAIPQLFSSEMWGGATFDVAYRFLNEDPWERLSKLREKMPNTLFQMLFRGSNAVGYQNYPDNVIESFIRQAAQNGIDVFRIFDSLNWIPQMEKSIQVVRDTGKIAEAAICYTGDINDPTRDKYTVQYYKKMAKELEKQGAHIIAVKDMAGILKPQAAYRLISELKASVDLPIHLHTHDTSGNGIFTYASAVKAGVDIVDVTMSAMSGATSQPSMNSLYYALLDTERVPSITIENAQQINRYWEDVRARYNDFENGVSAPQTEVYQHEMPGGQYTNLQQQAKAVGLDDEWDKVKKMYAVVNQLFGDIVKVTPSSKVVGDMALFMVQNHLSEEDIYTRGMEIDFPESVISFFMGDLGQPVGGFPEKLQKIILKEKKPITVRPGSLAKPVDFTEIKKELAEKIDKIPSDEDVLSYIMYPQVYLDYQKNYEQFGDVTVLDTVTFFHGMRTGESIEVQIEKGKTLIIKLNQIGEPDAEGNRTIYFDLNGQGREVVVKDTSITSTKVVRKKAEPTNKEQIGATMPGSVIEVLVSKGERVSQGQPIVITEAMKMETTIKATFNGVIDQIYVEPGNLIETDDLLIEMVAK from the coding sequence ATGGATAAAGTATTAGTAGCTAACCGAGGAGAAATAGCTATCCGGATATTTAGGGCCTTAACGGAACTACATATTGGTACAGTTGCTGTTTATGCACAGGAAGATGAGAGCTCTGTTCACCGTTTTAAAGCGGATGAAGCTTATTTGGTCGGAAAAGGGAAAAAACCAATTGAAGCTTATCTTGATATTGAGGATTTGATTCGGATTGCTAAAGATGCAGGTGCTGATGCCATTCATCCTGGTTATGGGTTTCTATCTGAAAACATTGAGTTTGCTAAACGTTGTGAACAAGAAGGTATTATTTTTATTGGACCTAAATTGCATCACTTAGATATTTTTGGTGACAAAATTAAGGCAAAAGAAGCTGCCATTAATGCAGGAATACAATCTATCCCTGGATCAGATGGTCCAGTTGCGGATTTAGAAGAAGTCACTGCCTTTGGGGAAAAATATGGTTACCCTATTATTATCAAAGCAGCATTGGGTGGCGGAGGCCGAGGAATGCGTGTGGCTCATTCTGTTGAAGAAGTTAGAGATAGTTTTGAACGGGCACGCAGTGAAGCAAAAGCAGCTTTTGGAAACGATGAAATATATGTAGAACGCTACATCAAAGATCCTAAACATATTGAAGTTCAAATTCTAGGTGATTCTCATGGAAATATAGTCCATCTCTATGAGCGTGATTGTTCTGTTCAACGTCGCCATCAAAAAGTAGTCGAAGTAGCTCCGTGTGTGTCTATCACGGAAGAATTACGTCAAAAGATGTGTCAAGCAGCTGTTCAATTAATGAAACACGTCGGATATGTAAATGCTGGAACCGTAGAGTTTTTGTTAGAAGGATCAGAATTTTACTTTATTGAAGTGAATCCTCGGGTTCAAGTAGAACATACGATTACAGAAATGATCACAGGTATTGACATTGTTCAAGCTCAAATTCAAATTGCTCAAGGAATGGATTTGCACAAAGACATAAAAATACCGCAACAGTCAGCTATTCCATTAATGGGAGCTGCTATTCAGTGCCGTGTCACCACAGAAGACCCTTTAAATGGCTTTTTACCTGACACTGGTAAGATTGATACGTATCGCTCTCCAGGAGGTTTTGGCATTCGGTTAGATGCAGGAAACGGGTTCCAAGGAAGTGTCATTTCGCCTTTCTTCGATTCTTTATTGGTAAAGGTTTGTACACAAGCATCTACTTTTGAATTGGCTGTACAAAAAATGGTCCGTGCTTTAAAAGAATTCCGGATCCGCGGAGTCAAAACAAATATTCCGTTTATGCAAAACGTTATTTCTCACCCTGTTTTTTTATCAGGTAATGCTAAAACGACTTTCATTGATACCACCCCAGAACTTTTCAAGTTCTCAAAAGTCCGTGATAGAGGAAATAAAACAATGAAATACATCAGCAATATTACGGTAAACGGATTTCCAGGAATTGAGAAAGCAGAAAAGAAATTCTATGAACCTGCTAGAAAGCCAAAACAGCTGATTTTGTTGGACGAGAACTATCAAAGCGCAAAAAATATCCTTGATCAGCAAGGAGCAGATGCTGTAGTAGAATGGGTCAAGCGGTCGAAAGAAGTCTTATTAACGGATACGACCTTTAGAGACGCGCATCAAAGTTTATTGGCTACTCGTGTACGGACTCAAGACTTCTTAGCCATTGCTGAAGAAACTGAAAAAGCTATTCCGCAATTATTCTCATCTGAAATGTGGGGCGGAGCTACTTTTGATGTGGCGTATCGATTCTTAAATGAAGACCCATGGGAACGTCTAAGTAAATTAAGAGAGAAAATGCCGAATACGTTATTTCAAATGTTGTTTAGAGGCTCCAATGCTGTAGGGTATCAAAATTATCCCGATAATGTGATTGAATCCTTTATCAGACAAGCAGCCCAAAATGGAATTGACGTATTCCGTATCTTTGATAGCTTAAATTGGATTCCGCAAATGGAAAAAAGCATTCAAGTCGTCCGGGATACGGGCAAGATTGCGGAAGCAGCCATTTGTTATACAGGAGATATCAATGACCCAACAAGAGATAAATATACGGTACAGTACTACAAAAAAATGGCTAAAGAATTGGAAAAACAAGGAGCTCATATTATTGCTGTCAAAGATATGGCAGGAATTTTGAAACCTCAAGCAGCTTATCGTTTAATCAGCGAATTAAAAGCCAGTGTGGATCTGCCGATTCATTTGCATACTCATGATACAAGCGGCAACGGTATTTTTACCTATGCCTCAGCTGTCAAAGCAGGAGTAGATATTGTGGATGTAACAATGAGTGCGATGAGCGGAGCAACCAGTCAGCCTAGTATGAATAGCCTATACTATGCTTTGTTGGACACAGAACGTGTTCCTTCGATCACAATTGAAAATGCCCAACAAATTAACCGCTATTGGGAAGATGTGCGGGCGCGATACAACGACTTTGAAAATGGAGTTAGTGCTCCTCAAACGGAAGTCTATCAACACGAAATGCCTGGAGGACAATACACTAATCTGCAACAACAAGCAAAAGCTGTAGGGTTAGATGACGAATGGGACAAAGTTAAAAAAATGTATGCAGTAGTTAATCAACTGTTTGGAGACATTGTTAAAGTTACTCCTTCTTCAAAAGTTGTAGGAGACATGGCTTTATTTATGGTTCAAAATCACTTGTCAGAAGAAGATATTTATACAAGAGGGATGGAAATTGATTTTCCAGAATCTGTCATCAGCTTTTTCATGGGAGATTTAGGACAACCAGTTGGGGGCTTTCCGGAAAAACTACAAAAAATTATTTTAAAAGAGAAAAAACCCATTACCGTAAGACCAGGATCATTAGCGAAACCGGTTGATTTCACTGAGATAAAAAAAGAATTAGCTGAAAAAATTGATAAAATCCCATCAGATGAAGATGTATTAAGTTATATTATGTACCCACAAGTTTATTTAGATTACCAAAAGAACTATGAACAATTTGGGGATGTAACAGTGCTAGATACGGTAACATTCTTCCATGGTATGCGAACAGGAGAATCGATTGAAGTTCAAATTGAAAAAGGAAAAACGTTAATTATTAAGTTAAATCAAATAGGTGAACCAGATGCTGAAGGAAATCGAACTATTTACTTTGATTTGAATGGACAAGGCAGAGAAGTAGTAGTGAAAGATACGAGTATTACCAGTACAAAGGTAGTCCGTAAAAAAGCGGAGCCGACAAACAAAGAGCAGATCGGTGCAACGATGCCGGGTTCAGTGATTGAAGTATTGGTATCGAAAGGGGAACGTGTCAGTCAGGGGCAACCGATTGTTATCACTGAAGCAATGAAAATGGAAACCACTATTAAAGCTACTTTCAATGGTGTTATTGATCAAATTTATGTAGAACCTGGCAATCTTATCGAAACAGATGATTTGTTGATTGAAATGGTAGCAAAATAA
- a CDS encoding FtsW/RodA/SpoVE family cell cycle protein translates to MKKLKYLDYYIFIPYLILSVFGTLMVYSSSSYIAISEYNNSEYYFIKQALFVGAGLLISLFIFFIRYTKLKHKNLIMYAISFIVGLLIYLLIFGEEINGAKGWLNIGPVGIQPAEFAKVAVIWYFAYIFSRRQQQIVRDFWSSMKQPAILFGVILLLIAIQPDIGGAAIILFIGVIMIFASGVSTKLGVTMGALGITVILGVVELVRVFGTKLPFLQAYQYDRFLAFWDPFEVSESAGLQLVNSYYALSRGGLFGVGIGQSVQKTGYLPEPYTDFIISIIGEELGLLGILFILTLFIFLILRIYLVAIRTKDPFGSLLCVGIATMFLIQGSINLGGVLGLLPITGVTFPFISYGGSSTLVLTISIGLVLNVSSLDKKRRLEEKTIN, encoded by the coding sequence ATGAAAAAGTTAAAGTATTTAGATTATTATATTTTTATTCCCTACTTGATTCTTTCTGTATTTGGAACACTGATGGTCTACAGTTCGAGTAGTTACATTGCCATTAGTGAATACAATAATTCAGAATATTATTTTATTAAGCAGGCTTTGTTTGTAGGGGCAGGATTACTTATCAGTTTGTTTATCTTTTTCATCAGATATACTAAATTAAAACACAAGAATCTAATTATGTACGCTATCAGTTTCATAGTAGGATTATTAATTTATCTTCTTATTTTTGGAGAAGAAATAAATGGAGCAAAAGGATGGTTAAATATTGGCCCAGTTGGGATACAACCGGCTGAGTTTGCCAAAGTTGCGGTCATTTGGTATTTTGCTTACATTTTTTCCCGGAGACAACAGCAAATTGTGCGTGATTTTTGGTCTTCAATGAAACAGCCTGCCATTCTATTTGGCGTGATTTTATTGTTGATAGCAATCCAACCCGATATAGGCGGAGCAGCTATTATTTTATTTATTGGTGTAATTATGATTTTCGCTAGTGGTGTTTCGACTAAATTAGGCGTTACGATGGGCGCACTAGGAATTACAGTGATACTTGGTGTGGTAGAATTGGTTAGAGTTTTCGGTACAAAACTGCCTTTTCTGCAAGCTTATCAATATGATCGTTTTCTAGCTTTTTGGGATCCTTTTGAAGTGTCTGAAAGTGCTGGACTACAGTTAGTGAACTCTTATTATGCTCTTAGCCGTGGTGGTCTTTTTGGTGTTGGAATTGGACAAAGTGTTCAAAAGACAGGCTACTTGCCTGAGCCATATACGGATTTTATCATTTCAATCATAGGTGAAGAGTTAGGATTATTAGGTATCTTGTTTATTTTAACCCTTTTTATTTTTTTAATTTTGCGGATCTATCTTGTAGCTATTCGAACAAAAGATCCCTTTGGTTCTTTGCTTTGTGTGGGAATTGCTACTATGTTTTTAATTCAAGGCTCAATCAACCTAGGAGGAGTTTTAGGATTGCTTCCAATTACTGGAGTAACTTTTCCCTTTATAAGTTATGGGGGATCTAGTACACTAGTGTTAACTATCTCAATAGGATTAGTTTTAAATGTAAGTTCACTAGATAAAAAGCGCAGACTGGAAGAGAAAACAATAAATTGA
- the typA gene encoding translational GTPase TypA, whose product MKRREDLRNVAIIAHVDHGKTTLVDELLKQSDTLNSHNQLAERAMDSNAIEQERGITILAKNTAVKYKDTHINILDTPGHADFGGEVERIMKMVDGVVLVVDSYEGTMPQTRFVLKKALEQKLVPIVVVNKIDKDAARPAEVVDEVLELFIELGADDEQLEFPVIYASAMNGTSSLSDDKNDQEPTMDYVFDTIIKEIPAPIDNSDEPLQFQVSLLDYNDYVGRIGIGRVFRGTIKVGDSVTLSKLDGTTKNFRVTKLLGFFGLDRVEIEEAKAGDLIAVSGMEDIFVGETITPTDHIDPLPILHIDEPTLQMTFLVNNSPFAGREGKWVTSRKIEERLMSELHTDVSIRIENTDSPDAWIVSGRGELHLSILIENMRREGYELQVSRPEVILRDFNGVQCEPFELVQIDTPEEYMGSIIESLSARKGEMQDMVNNGNGQVRLTFLAPARGLIGYSTEFLSMTRGYGIMNHTFDQYLPRLKTKIGGRRNGALVSTETGKTTTYGIMGVEDRGTIFIEPSTDIYEGMIVGENSRENDITVNITKAKQKTNVRSANKDQTNVIKTPRHLTLEESLEFLGDDEYCEITPENVRLRKQILNKGEREKSAKKNKTSQIG is encoded by the coding sequence ATGAAAAGAAGAGAAGACCTTAGAAATGTAGCCATTATAGCCCACGTCGACCATGGTAAAACCACGTTGGTAGATGAGTTATTGAAACAATCGGATACATTGAATTCCCATAACCAATTGGCTGAAAGAGCGATGGATTCAAATGCCATTGAACAAGAACGTGGGATTACCATCTTAGCTAAAAATACAGCCGTTAAATACAAAGACACGCATATCAATATTCTGGATACGCCAGGCCATGCTGACTTTGGTGGAGAAGTTGAACGTATTATGAAAATGGTTGACGGAGTAGTTTTAGTTGTCGATTCATATGAAGGAACTATGCCGCAAACACGTTTCGTATTAAAAAAAGCTTTGGAACAAAAGTTAGTTCCAATCGTTGTTGTAAATAAAATTGATAAAGACGCTGCTCGTCCAGCAGAAGTTGTAGACGAAGTACTTGAATTATTTATTGAGTTAGGCGCAGACGATGAGCAATTAGAGTTTCCAGTTATTTATGCTTCTGCTATGAATGGTACAAGCAGCCTTTCAGACGACAAAAATGATCAAGAACCTACAATGGATTATGTTTTTGATACAATTATCAAAGAAATTCCAGCACCAATTGATAACTCTGATGAACCGTTGCAATTCCAAGTATCATTACTAGACTATAATGATTATGTTGGGCGTATCGGTATCGGCCGTGTTTTCCGTGGTACGATCAAAGTTGGCGATAGCGTTACTTTGAGTAAATTAGATGGTACAACGAAGAATTTCCGTGTCACTAAATTATTAGGATTCTTTGGATTAGACCGAGTTGAAATTGAAGAAGCAAAAGCTGGGGATTTGATTGCCGTTTCAGGAATGGAAGATATTTTCGTTGGAGAAACCATCACACCTACTGATCACATTGATCCATTACCAATATTGCATATTGATGAACCTACTTTGCAAATGACTTTCTTAGTGAACAATTCTCCTTTTGCAGGACGCGAAGGAAAATGGGTTACTTCACGTAAAATTGAAGAACGCTTAATGTCAGAATTGCATACAGATGTCTCTATTCGTATTGAAAATACGGATTCACCTGATGCTTGGATCGTTTCTGGCCGTGGGGAACTGCATTTGTCTATTTTAATCGAAAATATGCGTCGTGAAGGCTATGAATTACAAGTTTCTCGTCCAGAAGTTATTTTACGTGACTTTAACGGCGTTCAATGTGAACCTTTTGAATTAGTTCAAATCGACACTCCTGAAGAATATATGGGATCAATCATTGAATCTTTGAGTGCGCGTAAAGGTGAAATGCAAGATATGGTCAATAACGGAAATGGACAAGTTCGTTTAACTTTCTTGGCACCAGCTCGTGGATTGATTGGTTATTCTACTGAATTTCTTTCGATGACTCGTGGTTACGGAATCATGAACCACACATTTGATCAATATTTGCCGCGCTTAAAAACTAAAATCGGCGGACGCCGTAACGGTGCATTGGTTTCAACAGAAACGGGTAAAACAACAACTTATGGTATCATGGGTGTTGAAGATCGTGGAACAATTTTTATCGAACCATCAACTGATATTTATGAAGGAATGATCGTGGGAGAAAACTCTCGTGAAAATGATATCACGGTAAATATCACTAAAGCTAAACAAAAAACAAACGTTCGGTCAGCGAATAAAGACCAAACAAACGTCATCAAAACTCCGCGTCATTTAACATTAGAAGAATCTTTAGAATTCTTAGGAGATGACGAGTATTGTGAAATTACTCCTGAAAATGTTCGTTTACGTAAACAAATCTTAAATAAAGGCGAACGCGAAAAATCTGCTAAAAAGAATAAAACTTCTCAAATAGGTTAA
- a CDS encoding inositol monophosphatase family protein yields MNQLDKRNQLIKEWISEAAEISKASFENELVIHEKTNRTDLVTNIDKEIERFFIEKIETFFPGERILGEEGSGHQMTDLEGIVWIIDPIDGTLNFVKQQNDFAIMISIYEDGVGQLGYIYDVMQDALYFATKGQGAYLNGRRLKNVEDTPLNQGLIAISHRLMADETNEEARKIGRASSGVRMIGSAGLETVHVVTGRLVGYLGASLAPWDIAAGKIIAEEVGLVYTQLNGKKIDLLKHNATILATPRAYNEIMKNYHLER; encoded by the coding sequence TTGAATCAACTAGATAAAAGAAACCAACTGATCAAAGAATGGATCTCTGAGGCTGCAGAAATCAGTAAAGCTTCTTTTGAGAATGAACTTGTGATTCACGAAAAAACCAATAGAACAGATTTAGTGACAAATATCGATAAAGAAATTGAACGATTTTTTATTGAAAAAATCGAGACTTTTTTTCCAGGGGAACGTATTTTAGGAGAGGAAGGCTCAGGCCATCAAATGACTGACTTAGAAGGGATCGTATGGATTATTGATCCTATTGACGGGACCTTAAATTTTGTGAAACAGCAAAATGACTTTGCCATTATGATTAGTATCTACGAAGATGGGGTAGGCCAATTAGGTTATATCTATGATGTTATGCAAGATGCACTTTATTTTGCAACCAAAGGACAAGGTGCGTATTTAAATGGAAGAAGATTAAAAAACGTAGAAGATACACCCTTAAACCAAGGCTTGATTGCCATTAGCCATCGCTTAATGGCGGATGAAACAAACGAAGAAGCAAGAAAAATTGGAAGAGCTAGCAGCGGTGTACGTATGATCGGTTCCGCTGGTCTTGAAACAGTACATGTCGTTACAGGCAGGTTAGTTGGGTACTTGGGTGCTTCGTTAGCTCCATGGGATATTGCAGCTGGAAAAATTATAGCTGAAGAAGTCGGGCTCGTATACACTCAATTAAACGGCAAAAAGATTGATTTATTGAAGCACAATGCAACAATTTTGGCTACGCCAAGAGCGTATAACGAAATCATGAAGAACTACCATTTAGAGCGATAA
- a CDS encoding UPF0223 family protein, whose product MDDKNYSYPMDYDWTRDEMEKVINLWRAVELAYETGINRELFLEKYKSFKQVLPSIGEEKKWSREFESISGYSLYKVVQAAKKTNKKTLLITSK is encoded by the coding sequence ATGGACGATAAAAATTATAGTTACCCAATGGATTATGACTGGACAAGAGATGAAATGGAAAAAGTGATTAATTTATGGCGGGCAGTTGAACTAGCCTATGAAACGGGGATAAACCGAGAGCTCTTTTTAGAAAAATACAAAAGTTTTAAGCAAGTATTGCCTTCTATTGGTGAAGAAAAAAAGTGGAGTCGTGAATTCGAATCTATTTCGGGTTATTCTCTTTATAAAGTAGTCCAAGCAGCTAAGAAAACTAATAAAAAAACGCTTCTTATAACAAGCAAATAA
- a CDS encoding lactate/malate family dehydrogenase, producing MAKKQDKKIMIVGTDDRAYQFGFLSMLKLKLAEVFFFQQNDLKEEFIHDLQYATAFFSSGSFTIGHEKDFQTTDIMVITANEKKLEEETDENHLRRNIRLIRKIIKQAMANGFNGIVLIATEPTDIFTYLIWKFSGLPKEKIFGLGTYIDSVLFQQLLSQKLGISPRDINAFIIGGSSKEHKIAAWSRSNVGGNSILSLTIDSDSGIDQEDMFEIEQKILEKNLFSDTFTSPFTTATALIKLVQFMLTNEEAIVPLVHLANIEKMTDIPLALPVLLGEEGIRKTTGLNFSDLEKQELLEAAKNIRANLDWIEKG from the coding sequence GTGGCTAAAAAACAAGATAAAAAAATAATGATCGTTGGCACAGATGATAGAGCCTATCAATTTGGGTTTCTTAGTATGTTGAAATTAAAATTAGCTGAAGTGTTTTTCTTTCAGCAAAATGATTTAAAAGAAGAGTTTATCCATGATTTACAGTATGCAACAGCTTTTTTTTCTTCTGGGTCTTTTACTATTGGACACGAAAAAGATTTTCAAACAACAGATATAATGGTCATCACTGCTAACGAAAAAAAATTAGAAGAAGAAACAGATGAAAACCACTTAAGAAGAAATATACGGTTAATCAGAAAAATCATTAAGCAGGCAATGGCAAATGGATTTAACGGTATAGTATTAATTGCAACAGAGCCGACTGATATCTTTACTTATTTGATTTGGAAATTCTCTGGATTGCCTAAAGAGAAGATTTTTGGGCTTGGAACATACATTGATTCTGTTTTGTTTCAGCAATTATTAAGTCAAAAGTTAGGGATCTCGCCGCGAGATATCAATGCTTTCATTATTGGCGGCAGCTCAAAAGAACATAAAATCGCTGCTTGGAGTAGATCTAACGTTGGCGGTAATTCTATTCTTAGTTTAACGATTGATTCTGATAGTGGTATCGATCAAGAAGACATGTTTGAAATAGAGCAGAAAATTTTAGAAAAAAATTTATTTTCTGATACGTTTACTTCTCCTTTTACTACTGCAACTGCTCTAATAAAGTTGGTTCAATTTATGTTAACAAACGAAGAAGCGATCGTTCCGTTAGTTCATTTGGCAAATATAGAAAAAATGACAGATATTCCCTTAGCCCTTCCAGTTTTGTTGGGAGAAGAGGGAATACGTAAAACAACAGGGTTAAACTTTTCGGATTTAGAAAAACAAGAATTGCTGGAAGCAGCTAAAAATATCCGAGCGAATTTAGATTGGATAGAAAAAGGATAA